A portion of the bacterium genome contains these proteins:
- the lipA gene encoding lipoyl synthase encodes MKNNLYKKKITLSEIVKTEKILREMNLHSVCEESRCPNISECFKKNVVTFLILGDICTRNCQFCSVKKGIPLPVDEEEPLRVAKAVEILGMEYVVITSVTRDDLPDSGAGVFKATVEEIKKTSCMSKIEVLIPDFNGDEKAILTVLDTFPDVISHNIETVERLYPVLRDRADYKRSLGVLKKIKKLNPEQKIKSGIMIGLGETEDEIMETMKDISSTGCDFFSIGQYLAPQKAGFTVQRYYKPEEFEYYKEKAKEAGFRYVESGIYVRTSYNATAYF; translated from the coding sequence ATGAAGAACAACTTATACAAGAAAAAAATAACGTTATCAGAGATAGTTAAGACAGAAAAGATATTGAGGGAGATGAACCTTCACTCTGTATGTGAAGAAAGCAGGTGTCCCAATATATCTGAATGTTTCAAAAAAAATGTAGTAACATTTTTAATATTGGGCGATATCTGTACGAGAAACTGCCAATTCTGCAGTGTAAAGAAGGGGATTCCATTACCAGTGGATGAAGAAGAACCTTTAAGGGTTGCTAAAGCAGTAGAGATATTGGGTATGGAATATGTTGTTATAACGAGTGTAACCAGAGATGACCTTCCTGATAGTGGTGCAGGTGTTTTTAAAGCCACTGTAGAGGAGATAAAAAAGACCAGTTGTATGAGCAAGATAGAAGTGCTAATTCCTGATTTTAATGGTGATGAAAAAGCGATATTGACAGTGCTTGATACATTCCCGGATGTTATTTCGCACAATATAGAAACGGTTGAACGTCTATATCCTGTATTAAGAGATAGAGCGGATTACAAAAGGTCACTCGGTGTATTGAAAAAGATAAAGAAACTAAACCCAGAACAGAAAATAAAATCAGGAATTATGATAGGACTGGGAGAAACAGAAGATGAAATTATGGAAACGATGAAAGATATTTCATCTACTGGTTGTGATTTCTTCAGTATAGGGCAGTATCTTGCACCACAGAAGGCAGGTTTTACTGTTCAGAGATATTACAAACCTGAAGAGTTTGAATACTATAAGGAAAAGGCAAAGGAAGCAGGATTCAGATATGTTGAAAGTGGCATATATGTCCGTACCTCTTATAATGCTACAGCATATTTTTAA
- a CDS encoding GntR family transcriptional regulator, translating to MKTEVLYKKIKEEIKDNIRKGILKPGERIPSIIQLSHQFKVSTITIKQAVQELVKEGYLRTQGSKGTFINSLRHNTRLIGVVLYSSPGENIFLGEIFSGIEKEASINDYHILLFNTDCNTEKEIRYLREIYERNVEGLIYAPFTSETPSVPILNEFRKHHIPVVLLDINVNNFDGDHVGINNVSGGFDATEYLIKKGHTKIGIFLGRQDISNMRDRYNGYLKALKNYGIEHNRLYVKMHTYQKFYEEMGYTCGLEILNLKDPPTAIFCTSDAMAVGLYKICSEMNIRIPEDISIVGFDNLIISDYLMPPLTTINPGKKKMGEEAVKLLMDRIKGHSSNTQNKILPHVLIERGSVSHLDTNIEIKK from the coding sequence ATGAAAACAGAGGTTCTATACAAAAAGATAAAAGAAGAGATTAAGGATAATATCCGTAAAGGTATTTTAAAACCCGGAGAAAGGATTCCTTCTATTATTCAGTTATCTCACCAGTTTAAGGTTAGTACTATCACTATTAAACAGGCAGTTCAGGAACTTGTTAAAGAAGGATATTTACGAACACAGGGAAGTAAAGGAACATTTATCAACTCCCTAAGGCATAATACACGTCTTATCGGAGTGGTTCTTTATTCATCTCCAGGTGAGAACATATTTTTAGGAGAGATTTTCAGTGGCATAGAAAAAGAGGCATCTATTAATGACTACCATATCCTTCTTTTTAACACGGATTGTAATACAGAAAAAGAGATTCGTTATCTAAGGGAGATATATGAAAGAAATGTTGAAGGATTGATTTACGCACCTTTTACATCTGAGACACCTTCTGTTCCGATCCTTAACGAATTTAGAAAGCATCATATCCCTGTAGTGCTGCTGGATATCAATGTTAATAACTTTGATGGTGACCATGTGGGGATAAACAATGTAAGTGGTGGGTTTGATGCTACGGAATATCTTATAAAAAAAGGACATACAAAGATAGGGATATTTTTAGGCAGACAGGATATAAGTAATATGAGGGATAGATATAATGGATATCTTAAAGCATTAAAAAATTACGGGATTGAGCATAACCGCCTCTATGTAAAGATGCATACATACCAGAAATTTTATGAAGAGATGGGATATACCTGTGGACTGGAGATATTAAACTTAAAAGACCCACCAACAGCGATATTCTGTACCAGTGATGCGATGGCTGTAGGGCTTTATAAGATATGCAGTGAAATGAATATACGTATCCCGGAAGATATTTCCATAGTGGGTTTTGATAATCTTATAATCAGTGATTACCTTATGCCTCCTTTAACAACCATAAATCCGGGTAAGAAAAAGATGGGAGAAGAAGCAGTAAAACTTCTTATGGACAGGATAAAAGGACATAGCAGCAATACACAGAATAAAATTCTTCCTCATGTTTTAATAGAAAGGGGTTCTGTATCTCATTTAGACACAAATATAGAGATAAAAAAATAA
- the gcvPB gene encoding aminomethyl-transferring glycine dehydrogenase subunit GcvPB: MQVIFEKGKKGRRGFKIQKSDVTVKAHIPENFKRKTDNGLPEVSELDVIRHYTSLANKNFCVDTNFYPLGSCTMKYNPKFTEVCASLPGFRDLHPLLPQLSGGGILTQGALELLYHMEQLLCEITGMDGFTMQPLAGAHGELTGTMLIAAYHRAKGNKKKYIIVPDSSHGTNPASAAIAGYDVIVVPSDNTGDMDINEYKKHLNEDVAGVMLTCPNTLGIFNPHIKEICDMAHKVDALMYYDGANLNAILGKLRPGDVGFDIVHLNLHKTFATPHGGGGPGAGPVGVKEHLCKYLPISKVVLRTDGTYFLDYHYPESIGYIAPFYGNFGVIVKAYAYILLLGREGLIDAAEKAVLNANYVKEKLKKYYKLPYNKKCMHECVFSAEWQKERGVSALDIAKFLIDMGIHPPTVYFPLVVKEALMIEPTETESKDTLDHFISVMIEAAELAEKHPERFAEFPESTPVSRPDEVKAVKDLNLRWYAE, encoded by the coding sequence ATGCAGGTAATTTTTGAGAAAGGGAAGAAGGGTAGAAGAGGGTTTAAGATACAGAAGAGTGATGTCACTGTAAAAGCACATATCCCTGAGAACTTTAAAAGGAAGACAGATAATGGTCTGCCTGAGGTTTCAGAACTGGATGTTATAAGGCATTATACCTCTTTAGCGAATAAAAACTTCTGTGTGGATACAAATTTTTATCCACTCGGTTCCTGTACAATGAAGTATAACCCAAAGTTTACAGAAGTATGTGCTTCTCTTCCTGGTTTTAGAGACCTTCATCCCTTACTACCACAACTTTCAGGAGGAGGAATACTTACACAGGGGGCACTTGAACTTTTATACCATATGGAACAACTTCTGTGTGAGATTACCGGTATGGATGGTTTTACAATGCAACCACTTGCAGGAGCACATGGTGAACTTACAGGAACTATGCTAATTGCTGCTTATCACCGTGCAAAGGGAAATAAAAAGAAGTATATAATAGTCCCTGACTCTTCGCACGGCACAAATCCTGCAAGTGCAGCAATTGCCGGTTATGATGTAATAGTGGTTCCTTCTGATAATACAGGGGATATGGATATTAATGAATATAAGAAGCATCTTAACGAGGATGTTGCAGGTGTTATGCTTACATGTCCTAATACTCTCGGGATATTCAATCCTCATATAAAAGAGATATGTGATATGGCACATAAGGTTGATGCACTTATGTATTATGATGGGGCTAATCTTAATGCGATATTGGGAAAACTACGACCAGGAGATGTTGGATTTGATATAGTCCATCTTAACCTACATAAAACATTTGCTACTCCTCATGGAGGTGGAGGTCCTGGTGCTGGTCCTGTGGGTGTGAAAGAACACCTTTGTAAATATCTGCCGATATCAAAGGTTGTTTTAAGAACAGATGGTACCTATTTTCTTGACTATCACTATCCTGAATCCATTGGATATATTGCACCTTTTTACGGTAATTTTGGTGTGATAGTTAAGGCATATGCATATATCCTTCTACTCGGTAGAGAAGGGCTTATAGATGCAGCAGAAAAAGCGGTGTTGAATGCTAACTATGTAAAAGAAAAGCTTAAAAAGTATTATAAACTGCCTTATAATAAAAAGTGTATGCATGAATGTGTATTTTCTGCAGAATGGCAGAAAGAAAGGGGTGTAAGTGCCCTTGATATAGCAAAATTTCTTATAGATATGGGGATACATCCACCAACAGTATATTTCCCTTTGGTAGTTAAAGAAGCCCTTATGATTGAACCCACAGAAACGGAGAGTAAAGATACACTGGACCATTTCATTTCTGTAATGATAGAAGCAGCAGAACTTGCTGAAAAACATCCTGAAAGATTTGCAGAATTTCCTGAAAGCACCCCTGTAAGTAGACCGGATGAAGTAAAGGCAGTGAAGGACTTGAATTTAAGGTGGTATGCAGAATGA
- a CDS encoding S8 family serine peptidase — MRIYKIVLIFFLSVFTLFAAQKETPYVEGEVIVKFTSPDIKPEYHPKVRSLNLRSVRKYNSFPSIHQFKIPSGLDTKKVIEELSSDPDVLYAEPNYIYSALLEPNDEYYPSQWGLPKINAPSAWEKTTGSSEVIIAVIDTGVKYDHPDLSDNIWTDSESNPGYNAIKNNADPMDDHSHGTHCSGIIGAVGNNNTGVCGVNWNVKIMALKFLDASGNGTLADAIECIDYVIRRKDEGENVVAISNSWGGYTYSSALYEAIARLAEKGVLFIAAAGNSSRDNDITPLYPASYNLPNVISVASSDVNDNRSYFSNYGRTRVHIAAPGSSIYSTIPSGYGYKSGTSMATPFVAGVAGLISSYTGKKDAIELKDIIIKGITRLPQWTNLTITGGRLNADESLRVATLPDYVLPVKNFSAEKVSGGVYLTWEFPSGANYVIIRRGDETFPSHWEEGTPVYTGTGNSFTDEEIEEGKAYYYTIWAYYGSLQQIEEDKISPAGYTYTNSPPLRPECMSPSDGAENISLTPLLRATGFVDPDNDLHNASQWQIARNSNFSTVVWNSTTSPVTEITVPSRTLSYNTKYYWRVRYKDEKENWSEWAVPYTFTTEEGSSGGGGGGGGCFIATAVFGSPYERHVQIFREFRDRKLLKTKQGRVFVRWYYRHSPKYADIIRKRPFLKFIARVFLVPLSYILHFFVK, encoded by the coding sequence ATGCGAATATATAAAATTGTTTTAATCTTTTTCCTCTCTGTCTTTACCCTTTTTGCTGCCCAGAAAGAGACCCCATATGTTGAAGGTGAAGTTATTGTTAAGTTTACTTCTCCTGATATAAAACCAGAATATCATCCTAAAGTCCGTTCATTAAATTTAAGGAGTGTAAGAAAGTATAATTCTTTTCCTTCAATACATCAATTTAAAATTCCCTCGGGGCTTGATACGAAAAAGGTTATTGAGGAACTTTCTTCTGACCCTGATGTTTTATATGCAGAGCCAAACTATATATATTCTGCACTTTTAGAGCCCAATGATGAGTATTATCCAAGTCAGTGGGGACTTCCAAAGATAAATGCACCTTCTGCGTGGGAAAAAACAACAGGTAGCAGTGAAGTTATCATAGCAGTGATTGATACAGGTGTTAAGTATGACCATCCAGACCTTTCTGATAATATCTGGACTGACAGTGAGAGCAACCCAGGATATAACGCAATAAAAAACAATGCTGACCCTATGGATGACCACAGTCATGGTACACACTGTTCAGGTATCATAGGGGCAGTGGGTAATAATAATACCGGTGTATGTGGTGTTAACTGGAATGTGAAGATTATGGCACTTAAGTTTCTTGATGCATCGGGGAATGGAACACTCGCGGATGCAATAGAGTGTATTGACTATGTAATAAGAAGAAAGGATGAAGGAGAAAATGTAGTGGCAATAAGTAATTCCTGGGGTGGTTATACATACAGCAGTGCACTTTATGAAGCAATAGCACGACTGGCAGAAAAAGGAGTGTTGTTTATTGCAGCCGCAGGTAATTCCAGTAGAGACAATGATATTACTCCTTTATACCCTGCAAGTTATAACCTGCCCAATGTCATCTCTGTGGCAAGCAGTGATGTAAATGATAACCGTTCATATTTCTCAAACTATGGCAGGACAAGGGTACATATAGCAGCACCTGGTTCATCTATATACAGTACAATACCTTCAGGATATGGTTACAAAAGTGGAACCTCTATGGCAACGCCTTTTGTTGCAGGTGTTGCAGGACTTATATCTTCATATACAGGGAAGAAAGATGCAATAGAACTTAAAGATATAATAATTAAAGGTATTACACGACTACCGCAGTGGACAAATCTTACAATTACAGGTGGACGGCTTAATGCAGATGAGTCGTTGAGGGTTGCTACACTTCCTGACTATGTATTACCTGTTAAAAATTTTAGTGCAGAAAAGGTATCAGGAGGGGTTTACCTTACATGGGAATTTCCTTCTGGTGCAAACTATGTAATTATAAGAAGAGGAGATGAAACATTTCCTTCACACTGGGAAGAAGGGACACCAGTATATACAGGAACTGGTAATTCCTTTACAGATGAAGAGATTGAGGAAGGAAAGGCATACTATTATACAATATGGGCTTACTATGGCTCTTTACAGCAGATTGAAGAAGATAAGATATCTCCAGCAGGTTATACTTATACAAACTCTCCTCCTTTAAGACCTGAATGTATGAGCCCTTCAGATGGAGCAGAGAATATCTCCCTAACGCCGCTTCTTAGAGCAACCGGTTTTGTTGACCCTGATAATGACCTTCATAATGCGAGTCAATGGCAGATAGCAAGAAACAGTAACTTTTCAACTGTTGTATGGAACAGTACAACCTCTCCGGTGACAGAGATAACCGTCCCTTCAAGGACGCTTTCTTATAATACTAAATACTACTGGCGCGTAAGGTATAAGGATGAAAAAGAAAACTGGAGTGAGTGGGCAGTTCCTTATACTTTTACTACAGAAGAGGGTTCTTCAGGTGGTGGTGGAGGAGGTGGTGGGTGTTTTATAGCAACTGCTGTCTTTGGCTCTCCTTATGAAAGACATGTTCAGATATTCAGAGAATTCAGAGATAGAAAATTACTTAAAACAAAACAAGGTAGAGTATTTGTCAGATGGTATTACAGACATAGTCCAAAATATGCTGATATAATAAGAAAGAGACCTTTCTTGAAGTTTATAGCGAGAGTTTTTCTTGTTCCTCTTTCATATATCCTGCATTTCTTTGTGAAATGA
- the gcvPA gene encoding aminomethyl-transferring glycine dehydrogenase subunit GcvPA, protein MNYTPHTEEEVRQMLLEIGVASIDDLFADITAELKPRSFNLPSGKSEAEVINHLKYLASRNSTSLINFIGAGFYNHYIPAAVDAIVSLPEFYTAYTPYQPEASQGWLQAIYEYQTAICTLTDMEVANASLYDGGTALYEACMMAMRINGRNKIVVDEGVNLIYWTMIQCYISNLSLEVVKIPVKDFSVDREKLFSALDEKTSAVVLQNPNFFGCIDDFSDIVEYAHSKGIVVISSIYPLSLGLLKTPGEMGVDITVGEGQSLGIPLSFGGPYLGFIATKKEYVRKMPGRIVGKTVDRKGRDSYVLTLQAREQHIRREKATSNICSNEALCALRAVVYLTLLGKEGLKELAQLNLDKAEFARTQLEKIPNVKVFRGKLTFNEFPVILPVRADVVVNKMIAKGFAPGFPLGRYYKGMEKNLLIAVTEQRTKEEIVKFAESMEAVLCR, encoded by the coding sequence ATGAATTACACACCACATACAGAAGAAGAAGTCAGACAGATGCTTTTAGAGATAGGGGTTGCCTCTATAGATGACCTTTTTGCTGATATTACTGCAGAGTTAAAACCCCGTTCTTTCAATCTTCCATCTGGTAAGTCAGAGGCAGAGGTTATAAACCATCTTAAATATCTCGCATCAAGGAACTCCACATCCCTGATAAATTTTATTGGTGCTGGTTTTTACAATCATTATATACCTGCTGCTGTGGATGCAATAGTATCACTTCCTGAATTTTATACTGCCTATACTCCATATCAGCCGGAGGCATCTCAGGGATGGCTTCAAGCAATTTATGAGTACCAGACAGCGATATGTACTCTTACAGATATGGAGGTTGCTAATGCTTCTTTATATGATGGAGGAACAGCCCTTTATGAAGCATGTATGATGGCTATGCGGATTAACGGAAGGAATAAGATAGTTGTGGATGAAGGAGTAAATTTAATATACTGGACGATGATACAGTGTTATATTTCCAATCTATCTCTTGAAGTGGTGAAAATTCCTGTGAAAGATTTTAGTGTGGATAGAGAAAAATTATTTTCTGCGCTGGATGAAAAAACCTCAGCAGTTGTTCTACAGAATCCAAACTTTTTCGGCTGTATAGATGACTTTTCTGATATTGTGGAGTATGCACATAGTAAGGGTATAGTTGTAATCTCTTCTATCTATCCATTATCTCTCGGACTTTTAAAAACACCGGGAGAAATGGGGGTTGATATTACTGTAGGAGAAGGGCAATCATTGGGTATCCCTCTTTCATTCGGGGGTCCATATCTCGGATTCATTGCTACGAAAAAAGAATATGTAAGAAAGATGCCCGGTCGTATTGTAGGTAAAACAGTTGATAGAAAAGGCAGGGATAGTTATGTATTGACCTTGCAGGCACGGGAGCAACATATAAGAAGAGAAAAAGCAACGTCCAATATATGTTCTAATGAAGCATTGTGTGCTCTCCGGGCAGTTGTATATCTTACTCTGCTCGGTAAAGAAGGGCTTAAGGAACTTGCACAACTTAACCTTGACAAAGCAGAATTTGCGAGGACACAATTGGAGAAGATACCGAATGTAAAAGTATTTAGAGGTAAACTAACTTTCAATGAATTCCCTGTAATTTTGCCGGTAAGGGCAGATGTAGTGGTAAATAAAATGATTGCTAAAGGGTTTGCACCTGGTTTCCCACTGGGTAGATATTATAAAGGTATGGAGAAAAATCTTCTTATAGCAGTAACAGAACAGAGAACAAAAGAAGAGATTGTAAAGTTTGCTGAAAGTATGGAGGCAGTATTATGCAGGTAA
- the gcvH gene encoding glycine cleavage system protein GcvH yields MEVRKGIFYTKEHEWLKVEGNKGLVGITEYAVHTLGDITFVEISPLETVVSQFGKMGTVESVKAASDIFSPVSGKIIAVNEKLSNSPEILNTSPYDDGWLAVIEISSPDEVKNLMTSEQYMEYIENL; encoded by the coding sequence ATGGAAGTAAGAAAAGGTATTTTTTATACAAAAGAACATGAATGGTTGAAAGTAGAAGGAAATAAAGGACTTGTAGGAATAACGGAGTATGCAGTACATACACTGGGAGATATTACATTTGTTGAAATTTCACCTTTAGAAACGGTTGTCTCACAATTTGGAAAGATGGGTACAGTTGAATCAGTTAAGGCAGCATCTGATATATTCAGTCCTGTTTCAGGGAAGATAATAGCAGTGAATGAAAAATTATCTAATTCCCCTGAAATACTTAATACCTCTCCTTATGATGATGGCTGGCTTGCAGTGATAGAGATAAGTAGTCCTGATGAAGTAAAAAACCTTATGACATCAGAACAGTATATGGAATATATAGAAAATCTATGA
- the gcvT gene encoding glycine cleavage system aminomethyltransferase GcvT — protein sequence MKYTTLYKKHIEAGAKVIEFAGFALPLQYAGIIKEHLWCRNSCSIFDTSHMTKFFLKGKNISLEMSNILTISVNSMETGQCRYCFILNERGGIIDDVVVYKFSDEEYMVVSNASTKEKVKKWYTTHTREIEIQDADIYFDKIDVQGPLSKDVLKDIFKIDLSSLSFYRFGKFDISKKEVIVSYSGYTGGRGYEIYVAKEDTEELWNLLLQDKRVQPAGLGARDSLRLEAGLPLYGNELDEETTPFEAGMEKFIDFSHDFIGKNALEFSKPQKKIVYFISETRQSPRHGYKIFIEDIEAGYVTSGCFSPSLQKGIGIGYIKKGFTTPEIAYVSDRCVKIICSIVSKGYFKKLIGIRR from the coding sequence ATGAAATATACAACACTTTATAAGAAACATATTGAAGCAGGTGCGAAAGTTATAGAATTCGCTGGTTTTGCATTACCTCTTCAGTATGCAGGTATTATAAAAGAACATTTATGGTGTAGAAATAGTTGTTCTATTTTTGATACTTCCCATATGACAAAATTCTTCTTGAAAGGTAAAAATATCTCATTAGAAATGAGTAATATCTTGACGATAAGTGTAAATAGTATGGAAACAGGACAATGTAGATATTGTTTTATTCTTAATGAAAGAGGTGGTATTATTGATGATGTTGTTGTCTATAAATTTTCTGATGAAGAGTATATGGTTGTCAGTAATGCATCAACAAAAGAAAAAGTGAAAAAATGGTATACTACACATACAAGAGAAATAGAGATTCAAGATGCAGACATTTATTTTGACAAAATAGATGTTCAGGGACCACTTTCTAAAGATGTTCTAAAGGATATATTCAAGATAGACCTTTCCTCTCTTTCATTTTACAGATTTGGGAAATTTGATATTTCAAAAAAGGAAGTAATTGTGAGTTATAGTGGATACACAGGAGGAAGAGGATATGAGATATATGTAGCAAAAGAAGATACAGAGGAATTATGGAACTTACTTCTTCAGGATAAGAGGGTTCAACCAGCAGGACTTGGTGCGAGGGATTCTTTACGTCTTGAGGCAGGACTACCTCTTTATGGTAATGAACTTGATGAAGAAACAACACCTTTTGAGGCAGGAATGGAAAAGTTCATTGATTTCAGTCATGACTTTATAGGAAAAAATGCATTGGAATTCAGCAAACCACAGAAAAAGATAGTATATTTTATTTCTGAAACACGTCAGTCCCCAAGGCATGGGTATAAGATATTTATTGAGGATATAGAAGCAGGATATGTTACAAGCGGGTGTTTCTCTCCTTCTTTACAAAAGGGAATAGGGATTGGATATATAAAAAAGGGATTTACAACACCTGAAATAGCATATGTTTCAGACAGATGTGTTAAAATAATATGTTCTATTGTTTCTAAAGGATATTTTAAAAAACTTATAGGAATAAGAAGATAA
- a CDS encoding lipoate--protein ligase family protein, giving the protein MNVWRFIYSGYSNPFNNMAMDMAMVDIYQRERVPIFRIYGWCPYSFSVGYSQKMNEVLDITACIKDGISFVRRPTGGGIIYHGNEVTYSVVLSSEDIGMPSTVKGCYKKICAFIFNAYCHYGLRPIFAIDSGQIKKEKSTLCFASFEDYDILINGKKIGGNAQKRHKGIIMQHGSIPLSLNYTPVLKYLKEKVYLSSQRTTDLITETGKEVSFDEFRDILKISFIETFGVQLKEGSLTSEEEKIVKAYEEQLIQEKNNVIRDS; this is encoded by the coding sequence ATGAATGTCTGGCGGTTTATCTATTCTGGTTATTCTAATCCTTTTAATAATATGGCAATGGATATGGCAATGGTTGATATATACCAGAGGGAGAGGGTTCCTATCTTCAGAATATATGGATGGTGTCCTTACAGTTTCAGTGTTGGATATTCTCAAAAAATGAATGAGGTTCTTGATATTACTGCCTGCATAAAGGATGGTATCTCTTTTGTTCGTAGACCAACTGGTGGTGGTATTATATATCATGGAAATGAAGTAACATATTCAGTTGTTTTATCTTCTGAAGATATTGGTATGCCCTCTACTGTAAAAGGATGTTATAAAAAAATCTGCGCTTTTATTTTCAATGCATACTGTCATTACGGACTCAGACCTATTTTTGCTATTGACAGTGGACAGATAAAGAAAGAAAAATCAACACTATGTTTTGCTTCATTTGAGGACTATGACATACTTATCAATGGGAAGAAGATAGGTGGTAATGCACAGAAAAGGCACAAAGGTATAATAATGCAGCATGGTTCAATACCTCTTTCTCTCAACTATACACCAGTACTGAAATATCTTAAAGAAAAGGTATATCTTTCTTCACAGAGAACGACAGATTTGATTACAGAGACAGGGAAAGAAGTATCTTTTGACGAGTTTAGAGACATACTGAAAATAAGCTTCATAGAGACATTTGGAGTGCAATTAAAGGAGGGTTCTTTGACCTCAGAAGAGGAGAAGATTGTGAAGGCATATGAAGAACAACTTATACAAGAAAAAAATAACGTTATCAGAGATAGTTAA
- a CDS encoding MATE family efflux transporter, whose product MKKLLSALYKRWNGNGGYKELLSISFPLILSTSAWTIQHFVDRLFLSWYSTSAIASALPAGLLNGTITSIFTGTASFVGTFVAQYYGAKMFGRIGKITWQGIYSGIIGGTLLILLIPFADLFFTLAGHPPEIAHLEALYFRILCLGGFPAIASSSIASFFSGIGHTLPVMWLSFLQTGINILLDYCMIFGRWGFPEMGIKGAGIATVIATFIVFIIYLLLFLKEDFNSIYETRKNKGLDLFLFKRLLHFGLPSGIQWFVDMAGFSLFLIFIGRLGLVPLTATNIAFNINAIAFMPMIGIGIGVSILVGQNLGKNNPSLAEKSTYTGFHLTFLYMGLIALFYVALPDIFIKPFTPRIYNNDFSEIHRIAIILLRFVAFYSLFDTMNIIFSSALKGAGDTRYIVKSMFIISTFILIIPSYLAIFIFKRDIYLVWVIATMYVIILGFTFLFRFLTGRWKKIRVIEVSVIE is encoded by the coding sequence ATGAAGAAACTTTTGTCTGCTTTATATAAAAGATGGAATGGAAATGGTGGATATAAAGAACTTCTTTCTATATCATTTCCTCTTATATTGAGTACAAGTGCCTGGACCATCCAGCACTTTGTTGACAGGTTATTCCTCTCCTGGTATTCTACATCTGCTATTGCATCTGCACTTCCTGCAGGTCTACTTAATGGTACCATCACAAGTATATTCACAGGAACTGCTTCATTTGTAGGTACCTTTGTTGCACAGTATTATGGAGCAAAGATGTTTGGCAGGATAGGAAAGATTACCTGGCAGGGTATATACTCAGGGATTATAGGTGGTACTCTTTTAATTCTCCTAATTCCTTTTGCTGATTTATTTTTTACTCTCGCAGGACATCCACCAGAGATAGCACATCTTGAAGCGTTATATTTCAGAATCCTATGCCTCGGTGGTTTTCCTGCAATAGCATCATCTTCTATCGCTAGTTTCTTCTCGGGTATAGGACATACCCTACCTGTTATGTGGTTAAGTTTCCTGCAGACAGGAATAAATATACTCCTGGACTACTGCATGATATTTGGCAGATGGGGTTTCCCTGAGATGGGAATAAAAGGCGCTGGTATTGCCACAGTAATTGCAACATTTATTGTCTTCATTATATATCTGCTGCTCTTTTTAAAAGAGGACTTTAATTCAATCTATGAAACGAGAAAAAACAAAGGGCTTGACCTGTTTCTATTCAAACGGCTCTTACACTTTGGACTGCCCAGCGGTATCCAGTGGTTTGTGGATATGGCTGGATTTTCTCTCTTTTTAATTTTCATTGGAAGGTTGGGGCTTGTTCCACTGACAGCAACCAATATCGCTTTTAATATCAATGCCATTGCATTTATGCCTATGATAGGGATTGGGATAGGTGTAAGTATACTTGTAGGACAGAATTTAGGTAAAAATAATCCCTCTTTAGCCGAAAAAAGTACATATACCGGATTCCATCTTACTTTTCTTTATATGGGACTTATAGCTCTTTTCTATGTTGCTCTACCTGATATCTTTATAAAACCCTTCACTCCTCGTATATATAACAATGACTTTTCGGAAATACACAGGATAGCCATAATACTTTTAAGGTTTGTTGCTTTTTATTCTCTTTTTGATACTATGAATATTATCTTTTCTTCTGCATTAAAAGGTGCAGGAGACACAAGATATATAGTTAAATCAATGTTTATTATATCTACCTTTATTCTCATCATACCTTCATATCTCGCAATTTTTATATTCAAACGTGATATATATTTAGTATGGGTAATTGCTACAATGTATGTAATAATACTTGGTTTTACATTCCTTTTCCGTTTTCTTACAGGTAGATGGAAAAAGATAAGGGTGATAGAGGTATCTGTAATTGAATAA